The following are from one region of the Salicibibacter kimchii genome:
- a CDS encoding YtpI family protein — protein MTIAVPVVMAISIALYVYNKFKRFRASGGATKQWYQTKAMIALGVFILAPGLLFMFPPIWGVVEFIVGLVFSLLGLVYVIYGIKYYKKALPFAKEESEATRVSGNER, from the coding sequence ATGACAATAGCCGTTCCCGTCGTTATGGCGATATCCATTGCACTTTATGTGTACAATAAATTCAAACGTTTCCGCGCTTCCGGAGGAGCCACTAAACAATGGTATCAGACCAAAGCTATGATAGCATTGGGCGTTTTCATTCTGGCTCCGGGTTTACTTTTTATGTTTCCGCCCATTTGGGGGGTCGTTGAATTCATCGTCGGACTAGTTTTCTCCTTGCTGGGGCTTGTCTATGTGATCTACGGGATTAAATATTACAAGAAAGCACTGCCCTTCGCGAAAGAAGAGTCTGAAGCTACACGTGTTTCTGGAAATGAGAGGTGA